One window from the genome of Paramormyrops kingsleyae isolate MSU_618 chromosome 3, PKINGS_0.4, whole genome shotgun sequence encodes:
- the LOC111858644 gene encoding periphilin-1-like isoform X3: protein MAYRRERDMRGMYEPQFHPDRGGPYLRDMSERRPGFGRPDEEYIRGFEYDSPRYPNGAPRSYHSDDQRSYYGENSHFASERRSGPLRREDTYQYYRDARDELHGARQPEFRDHRDGLRRKTMFPPQRERSPFRKDVPHSPHSRSGSSLSSRSYSPERSKSYSYQTQQRKRHEESYNQARELDKERPLAYPVNTSRDGSPQSSCSAPKVGSDKAGRAPEASSVGPPPEKAEQPLEPDGTEPHAEFEDERLPEGEQNEALVGKDTITAASSNYAERRSEAIAAKAREIEKVYRQDCETFGMVVKMLVAKEPSLEKQLQNPLKENLCEIRERCLEDLKHFIFELDEAVLRS, encoded by the exons GGTCCCTACTTGCGGGATATGAGTGAGAGGAGACCCGGCTTCGGGAGACCGGATGAGGAGTATATCCGTGGCTTCGAATATGACAGTCCCCGCTACCCGAATGGGGCTCCACGGAGTTACCACAGCGACGACCAGCGCAGCTACTATGGTGAGAACAGCCACTTTGCCAGCGAGCGGAGGAGTGGCCCGCTGCGACGG gaggaCACCTATCAGTACTACCGTGACGCCCGTGATGAGCTGCACGGGGCTCGGCAGCCGGAGTTCAG GGATCACCGGGACGGCCTCAGGAGGAAAACCATGTTCCCCCCTCAGCGTGAGCGCTCCCCCTTCAGGAAGGATGTGCCGCACTCCCCCCACAGCCGCTCCGGCTCCAGCTTGAGCAGCAGGAGCTACTCCCCCGAGAGGAGTAAAAGCTACTCCTACCAGACCCAACAGCGGAAGA GACATGAGGAGTCCTATAACCAGGCCCGAGAGCTGG ATAAAGAGCGCCCCCTGGCTTACCCCGTGAACACCTCCCGCGACGGCTCTCCACAGAGCTCCTGCTCCGCCCCCAAG GTCGGCTCGGACAAGGCCGGCAGGGCCCCCGAGGCGTCCTCTGTGGGGCCCCCCCCTGAGAAGGCCGAGCAGCCCCTGGAGCCTGACGGCACTGAGCCCCACGCCGAATTT GAGGACGAGCGGCTGCCGGAGGGAGAACAGAATGAGGCTCTGGTCGGGAAGGACACCATCACGGCTGCAAGCAGCAACTACGCAGAGCGCCGCAGTGAGGCCATCGCTGCCAAAGCGCGGGAGATCGAGAAG GTTTACAGGCAGGACTGTGAGACCTTTGGTATGGTGGTGAAGATGCTGGTGGCCAAAGAGCCCAGCCTGGAGAAGCAGCTGCAGAACCCACTGAAGGAGAACCTCTGCGAGATCCGCGAGCGATGCTTAGAGGACCTCAAGCATTTCATCTTCGAGCTGGATGAAGCAGTGCTGCGGTCGTAG